Proteins from a genomic interval of Desulfuromonadaceae bacterium:
- a CDS encoding helix-hairpin-helix domain-containing protein has translation MKRLFVGLLLSVLLVGLPSLGVSADKPLAENQLAAAKVATVNLNTATVQELKALPGVGKVTAEQIFSYREEHGKFSSVDELLRVKGIGKKSLEKFRDLVSLE, from the coding sequence ATGAAAAGACTATTTGTTGGTTTGTTACTGAGTGTGTTGCTGGTCGGCTTGCCGTCGCTGGGAGTGTCGGCCGATAAGCCTTTGGCCGAGAATCAACTGGCCGCAGCCAAAGTGGCAACAGTTAACCTGAATACCGCGACCGTGCAGGAGCTTAAAGCCCTGCCGGGGGTCGGTAAGGTGACTGCGGAGCAAATTTTTTCCTACCGTGAAGAACACGGCAAATTCAGCTCTGTTGATGAATTATTGAGAGTCAAAGGGATTGGCAAAAAGTCGCTGGAGAAATTTCGCGATCTGGTGAGTCTGGAATAG
- a CDS encoding ParA family protein, which produces MRNAPFVITVASEKGGVGKTTIATNLAVYIKALREDLPVTIASFDNHFSVDNMFAIGRHPGHSVAAFFGAEPAEELVTLGEYGVQYFTSERNLTPPDDDHRTLDRALLCSELDGILILDTRPILDYFTRSALLAADLALVPIKDRPSLVNAASLRALLSADGGDPAALWIIPSLIDARLKLRENIGMHEFLVDSAREREYQVIDAFIPKSPKVESLTTNFASRIYPVLTHARSTSAHLQFKALADFVLERFDAAPAKCAPPPDLSGRQRRLLLECPGCARQAAGDEGIFWHDLRSRQRGFIHPDCFWSLFFESTMEIEMTPEMHLVIRVEGAGLFGGATEYHLHLFSAAGEELSRSQLPEKDRLLAVLRSVTGRVPTEFYREVVIFHLTGNPPRNGLHDLEYRRLGTLRRQLTRSVLEREK; this is translated from the coding sequence ATGCGCAACGCCCCGTTCGTCATCACCGTCGCCAGCGAAAAAGGGGGCGTCGGCAAAACCACCATCGCCACCAATCTCGCCGTCTACATCAAAGCCTTGCGCGAGGATCTGCCGGTCACCATCGCATCGTTCGACAACCATTTCAGCGTTGACAACATGTTCGCCATCGGTCGCCATCCAGGGCATTCGGTGGCCGCGTTTTTTGGAGCCGAACCCGCCGAAGAGCTGGTCACCCTCGGCGAATACGGCGTGCAATACTTCACCTCCGAGCGCAACCTGACGCCTCCTGACGATGATCACCGCACCCTCGATCGCGCCCTCCTTTGCTCGGAACTTGACGGCATTCTGATCCTCGACACCCGTCCGATTCTCGACTACTTCACCCGCAGTGCCCTGCTCGCTGCCGACCTTGCCCTGGTGCCGATCAAGGATCGTCCCTCACTGGTCAACGCGGCGTCGTTACGGGCGCTGCTGAGCGCCGACGGCGGCGATCCGGCGGCGCTCTGGATCATCCCGAGCCTGATCGATGCGCGGCTCAAATTACGTGAAAACATCGGCATGCACGAATTCCTTGTCGATTCCGCCCGCGAACGGGAGTATCAGGTGATCGACGCCTTCATTCCGAAGAGTCCCAAGGTCGAGAGCCTGACCACCAACTTCGCCAGCCGGATTTACCCGGTCCTGACCCACGCCCGGTCCACCAGCGCCCATCTGCAATTCAAAGCATTGGCAGATTTTGTTCTTGAGCGCTTCGATGCTGCTCCGGCAAAATGCGCGCCACCCCCCGACCTCTCGGGACGCCAGCGCCGCCTGCTACTCGAATGCCCCGGCTGTGCCCGACAGGCCGCCGGAGATGAAGGAATTTTCTGGCACGACCTGCGCAGTCGTCAACGCGGATTCATTCACCCCGACTGCTTCTGGTCACTTTTTTTCGAAAGCACAATGGAAATCGAGATGACCCCCGAAATGCATCTGGTTATCCGCGTCGAAGGGGCGGGACTGTTCGGTGGTGCAACGGAATATCATCTGCACCTGTTCTCCGCCGCAGGGGAGGAATTAAGCCGCAGCCAACTGCCGGAAAAGGACCGTCTGCTCGCGGTGCTGCGCAGTGTCACCGGGCGCGTGCCCACAGAATTCTACCGCGAAGTAGTTATCTTCCATCTCACCGGCAACCCCCCACGCAACGGACTGCACGACCTGGAATACCGCCGACTCGGCACGCTGCGGCGACAATTGACACGATCGGTTCTGGAACGAGAAAAATAA
- the rsmI gene encoding 16S rRNA (cytidine(1402)-2'-O)-methyltransferase codes for MSGTLYVVATPIGNLEDITLRALRILKEVDLIAAEDTRHSRKLLNHFAITTTMVAFHEHNERDKTANLIDQLTAGKSIALISDAGTPTIADPGYRLISAVRAAGLPVAAVPGPSAIIAALSVAGLPTDSFQFLGFLPAKASARSKVLEGLRGEQRTTVCYETPHRLLKALTDLHDILGPECEVVVVRELTKIHEEVVRGPVREVLTEFSAREKVRGEIVLLLGAAPVVVSADNWRESLRERLAAGAETPKQSVKFIAKEFGVPSDEVYRYVLALRNDE; via the coding sequence ATGAGCGGCACCCTCTACGTTGTTGCCACGCCGATCGGCAATCTTGAAGATATCACCCTGCGTGCCCTGCGGATCCTCAAGGAGGTCGATCTGATTGCCGCCGAAGATACCCGTCACAGCCGCAAGCTGCTGAACCACTTCGCGATCACTACAACCATGGTCGCTTTCCACGAACACAACGAACGCGACAAAACCGCCAACCTTATCGATCAACTCACTGCGGGAAAATCGATCGCGTTGATTTCCGATGCCGGTACGCCGACGATTGCCGATCCCGGCTACCGTCTGATCAGCGCCGTACGCGCGGCGGGGTTGCCTGTTGCTGCGGTGCCCGGCCCGTCCGCGATCATTGCTGCATTGTCGGTTGCCGGTTTGCCGACCGACAGTTTTCAGTTCCTCGGCTTTTTGCCTGCCAAGGCATCTGCCCGCAGCAAGGTGCTGGAGGGGCTACGTGGCGAACAACGCACCACCGTCTGCTATGAGACTCCCCATCGTCTGCTCAAGGCTTTGACCGACCTTCACGACATTCTCGGTCCGGAGTGCGAGGTAGTGGTGGTGCGCGAACTGACCAAAATTCATGAGGAAGTGGTACGTGGCCCGGTGCGGGAGGTGCTGACAGAGTTTTCCGCACGGGAAAAGGTCCGCGGCGAGATTGTTCTGTTGCTTGGCGCCGCGCCCGTGGTGGTCTCTGCCGATAACTGGCGGGAAAGCTTGCGAGAGCGGTTGGCCGCTGGCGCTGAAACCCCGAAGCAGAGTGTGAAGTTTATTGCCAAAGAATTCGGTGTGCCGAGCGATGAAGTCTATCGCTATGTATTGGCCTTGCGTAATGATGAATAA
- a CDS encoding ATP-binding cassette domain-containing protein: MLQLRNITKHFADRAIFDNIDWHVRPTDKIGLCGENGAGKTTLLKLLAGRYEYDGGAVQAAKGTTFGYLPQEGLNHTGSSLFEEVRSALAELLALEQELGCLEKRISTDHRQADMDRYAEAQELFKQRGGYEIEAEIGKILKGLGFSEDDWGKPCAHFSGGWQMRIALAKLLLQRPTLLLLDEPTNHLDLPAREWLEAYLISYPHAVILVSHDRYFLDRVVSRIVEIWNGKLTEYPGNYSRYLIERERRVAELQAAKARQDEEIAKTEAFINKFRFNANKAALVQSRVKQLEKVERIIAPPARKRIYFRFPDPPKGGRTAVELHAAAQHYGELKVLDEINLSVEKGERIALVGANGAGKSTLMRMLSGVELPLHGKRVEGHNLQLAYFAQDQARTLDGDKSVLEQISAAAPFDMVPRLRDILGTFLFSGDDVHKRVKVLSGGERNRLALAMLLLRPANLLLLDEPTNHLDLQSKAVLLDSLKHFKGTLVFVSHDRYFVDKLATRVIEVGDGRATAHLGNYADFLRTKERGGDLSHSRQRVEQRDGDSRENEPAADKDERRRDHAVRKDAQRAEKKRQKELEQLEATIERKEGEQAALEQQMADPALYQDAVRWRTTSAAYETLKDELTALYTRWEDLQLAATG; this comes from the coding sequence ATGCTGCAATTGAGAAATATTACCAAACATTTTGCCGACCGGGCAATCTTCGACAACATCGACTGGCATGTTCGTCCGACCGATAAAATCGGCCTGTGCGGCGAGAACGGCGCGGGGAAAACGACCCTGCTCAAACTTCTTGCCGGGCGCTACGAATACGACGGCGGTGCGGTGCAGGCGGCGAAGGGGACAACCTTCGGATATCTGCCGCAGGAAGGGCTTAACCACACCGGCAGCTCGCTCTTTGAGGAAGTACGTTCGGCGCTCGCCGAGCTGCTCGCATTGGAGCAGGAACTCGGTTGCCTTGAAAAGCGAATATCGACCGACCACCGGCAAGCCGACATGGATCGCTACGCCGAGGCGCAAGAGCTTTTCAAGCAGCGCGGCGGCTATGAGATAGAAGCGGAAATCGGCAAGATCCTCAAAGGGCTCGGCTTCAGTGAAGATGATTGGGGGAAGCCGTGCGCGCACTTTTCCGGCGGCTGGCAGATGCGTATCGCCCTTGCCAAACTGCTCCTGCAACGCCCCACCCTGCTCCTCCTCGACGAACCGACCAACCATCTCGACCTCCCCGCTCGCGAGTGGCTCGAAGCCTATCTGATCAGCTACCCGCACGCCGTCATCCTGGTTTCCCATGACCGCTACTTTCTCGACCGGGTGGTCAGCCGGATCGTTGAAATCTGGAACGGCAAGCTGACCGAGTACCCCGGAAATTACAGTCGATATCTGATCGAACGCGAACGGCGGGTCGCGGAGCTGCAAGCGGCCAAAGCACGTCAGGATGAAGAAATCGCCAAAACCGAGGCGTTCATCAACAAATTTCGCTTCAATGCCAACAAAGCCGCGCTGGTGCAGAGCCGCGTCAAGCAACTGGAAAAAGTGGAGCGGATCATTGCCCCCCCGGCCCGCAAACGCATCTATTTTCGTTTTCCCGATCCGCCCAAGGGCGGTCGTACCGCCGTTGAGCTACACGCCGCAGCCCAGCACTACGGCGAGCTGAAGGTCCTTGACGAGATCAATCTGAGCGTTGAAAAAGGGGAACGCATCGCCCTGGTTGGTGCCAACGGTGCAGGCAAATCAACCTTGATGCGGATGTTGTCGGGGGTCGAACTTCCGCTACACGGCAAGCGCGTTGAAGGACATAACCTGCAGCTGGCCTACTTTGCCCAGGATCAGGCCCGCACCCTCGACGGAGACAAAAGTGTGCTGGAGCAGATCAGCGCGGCGGCGCCATTCGACATGGTGCCCCGACTGCGCGACATCCTCGGCACCTTCCTCTTCTCCGGCGACGATGTGCATAAACGTGTCAAGGTTCTCTCCGGCGGGGAACGTAACCGGCTGGCCCTGGCGATGCTGCTGCTGCGTCCGGCCAACCTGCTGCTCCTTGACGAACCAACCAACCACCTCGACCTGCAATCAAAAGCGGTCCTGCTCGACTCCCTCAAGCACTTCAAAGGCACACTGGTTTTTGTTTCCCACGATCGTTATTTCGTCGACAAACTGGCGACGCGGGTCATCGAGGTCGGTGATGGCCGCGCGACCGCGCACCTCGGCAACTATGCCGATTTTTTGCGTACCAAGGAACGCGGTGGCGACCTCAGCCACTCACGGCAGCGCGTGGAACAGCGTGACGGTGACTCGCGCGAGAATGAACCCGCCGCCGACAAGGACGAGCGGCGTCGCGACCACGCCGTTCGCAAAGATGCCCAGCGCGCCGAGAAAAAACGGCAGAAGGAACTTGAACAGTTGGAAGCGACAATCGAGCGCAAGGAAGGTGAACAAGCAGCGCTGGAACAGCAGATGGCCGACCCGGCACTCTATCAGGACGCCGTGCGCTGGCGCACCACCTCGGCGGCTTACGAAACGCTCAAGGATGAGTTGACAGCACTTTACACCCGCTGGGAAGATTTACAGCTCGCCGCAACCGGATAA